The stretch of DNA CTCCGGGTTCGGCGTCGACGTCGAGTACGTCGTCGAGGACGAGCCGCTCGGGACGGGCGGGGCGGTCCGGGAGGCGAGGCCCCTGCTCGCCGACGAGGACGAGTTCCTGGTCATCAACGGCGACACCTACCTCGACATCGACCTGTCGGCGTTCGTCGCGTTTCACCGCGACCAGCCGACGGTCTCGTCGCTCGCACTCTCGCGGGTGACAGAACGGAAGAAGGGCGGCTTCGTCGATCTGGAGGGCGATCGGGTCCGACAGTTCGTCGAGACCGAGCGCGAGGGCGGCATCGTCAACGCCGGGTTCCGGCTGTTCGGGCCGGGCGTGTTCGACTACATGCCCGACCGGACGCGCTTCCAGCTGTCGGAGGTGTTCGAGCGGCTCGTCGACGACGACGAGGTCACGGGGTACCTCACCGACGGCTACTTCAAGGACATCGGGACGCCCGAGCGGTACCACGAGATCAACGAGCGGTTCGCGGAGGAGGCATGAGGATTGAGAGCCGCGCCCCCAACCGGATGAGCTTCGGCGGTGGCGGCTCCGACGTGCCGCCGTACTGCTGGGAGCACGGCGGCGAGGTCGTCAGCACGACCGTCGACAAGTACGCACGCGCGACACTCGTCCCCGGTGGCGACCGGATCACGATCCGGTCGGTCGACTTCGGCGTCGAGCGGTCGTTCCCGCTGGGCCGGCTGGAGTACACCGGTGGCGACCTCGACCTCATCAAGGCCGTCGTGAACCAGTTCGACGTCGGCGAGGGGTTCGAACTGACGGTCCAGACGGACCTCCCGGCCGGCGCGGGGATGGGCGGCTCCTCGTCGGTGGCCGCCGCGGTCATCGGCTGTCTCCGCGAGTTCGCGGACCGCGAGATGGACGCGGCGGACGTCGCCAGCCTGGCCTACTACGCCGAGCGGGAGGACCTCGGCGAGATCGGGGGGTACCAGGACCAGTACGCCGCGGCCTACGGCGGCCTGAACGACATCGAGTTCGCCGACGAGGAGACCACCGTCCGGCCGCTCGACGTGCCCGATCCGCTGGTGTCGACCCTCGAACGGCGGCTCCTCCTGTACTTCACGGGCGAGACCCACGACTCGAGCGAGATCCACGACGAGATGGACCGGCAGTACCGGCGGGAGACCCGGGACGCGAAGACCCGCCGCGACCGCCTGAAGGCCGTCGCCGCGGGGATGGCCGACGCGCTCGACGACGGCGACCTCGACCGCTTCGGCGACCTGCTCCACGAGGGCTGGGTGGTCAAGAAGGAGCTGTCGGACAAGATCACGAACCCCGTCGTCGACGAGATGTACGCCACCGCGCGCGAGCACGGGGCAGCCGGCGGCAAGATCCTGGGGGCCGGCGGCGGCGGGCACCTCCTGCTGTTCGCGGCACCGGGCCGGGCGATGGACGTCCGGTACGCGCTGCGGGAGTACGACGTCGAGCCGGTCCCGTTCCAGTTCGAACCGGACGGCGTGAGGACGTGGGAGGTCGACGATGCGGACTGAGCGGGTGTTCGAGGAGAGCGTCGCGGCCAAGCGCCGCTACCTCGACGACGAGGACGCCCTGGCGACGGTCGAGCGGGTCGGCGAGGCGATGGCCGAGGCGCTGGCGGCCGGCGACAAGGTGGTGCTGTTCGGCAACGGCGGGAGCGCCGCCGACGCCCAGCACATCGCCGCCGAGCTGTCGGGGAAGTTCCGGCGCGAGCGGCCCGGCCTCCCGGCCGTCGCGCTGACGACCAACACCTCCTCGGTGACCGCCATCGCGAACGACTTCGGCTACGAGACGGTGTTCGCCCGCCAGGTCGAGGGGATGGTCTCCGCGGGCGACGTCGTCGTCGGCATCTCGACCAGCGGCACCTCGGAGAACGTCCTCCGCGGGATCGAGGCGGCCGCCGACCTGGGCGCGACGACGGTCGGGCTCACCGGCGAGTCCGGCGGCGACCTCGCGGGGATGGTCGACCACTGCGTCACCGCCCCGTCGGCCGACACCGCCCGGATACAGGAGGTCCACATCACCGTCGGCCACGCGGTCTGTGGCATCGTGGAGGGGATGCTCTTTGACTGAGCCCGCCGTCTTCGTCGACCGGGACGGGACCCTCTGTGAGTTCGTCCCCTACCTCTCGGATCCGGACCGGTTCCGGCTGCTCCCGACGGTACCGGAGGGTCTGCGCGCGCTGAACGAGGCCGGGGTTCCGGTGGTCGTGACGACCAACCAGTCCGGGATCGGCCGCGGCTACTTCGACCGCGCGACCGTCGAGCGCGTCCACGAGACGATGCTCGAATCGCTGTCGGCGGCCGACGCCGAGGTCCACGACGTCTACTTCTGCCCGCACGAGCCCGCCGCGAACTGCGACTGTCGCAAGCCCGAACCCGGCCTGCTGCAGTCGGCCGCGACGGACCACGACCTGGCGCTGTCGCGGAGCTACATGGTCGGCGACCGCGAGACCGACGTCCGGGCGGGCAACCGCGTGGGCGCGACCACGGTGCTGTTCCCGAGCGTGGAGACGGAGATCGCACGGGACGCCACGGCCGCCGACCACGTCGTCGACGAGTTCCGGGAGCTCGTCGGGATCGTCCTCGGGGAGCGGGCCATCTGACGCGTCGCCGGTGTCCGACGCCGTCGCCCGGTGCCGCGGGACCCCGGGACGCTCGTCGCCGCGGGCCGATCGCGGTGCCTGACCGGTCTCCGTCCGACGGGAGTCACACCGGCGTCCGGACGTCTCCGGAGGACGGCTTCGCTTCCGCCGGCGGAGTCCCAGTAGGCGCTGAATAACCAATTGTAGAACTGTTCTGGTAACGGACTGCATGGAGATCGCAGTGTCCGTCCTGTCGGCTGATTTCTCCGTCCTGGGGGAGGCAGTCGACCGTGTCGCGGCTGCCGACAGAATCCACCTCGACGTGATGGACGGGCACTTCGTCCCTGCCATCTCGTTCGGTTCGCCCGTCGTCGAGGCGGTGGACGACCGGACCGACCAGCCGCTTGACGTCCACCTGATGGTCGACCGACCGCTGGCCCACGCCGATCGGTTCGCGGAGCGCGGTGTCGAGACCGTGACCGTCCACGCCGAGGCGTGCCCGGACGTCCGCCGGGTCGCCACGCGGCTCGGCGAGGCCGGCGTCGACGCGGGGGTCGCACTGAACCCCGAGACGCCGTTCTCGGTGATCGAACACGCCGTCGACGCCCTCGACAGGGTCCTCGTGATGGCCGTCACGCCCGGCGCGGGCGGGCAACCGTTCCAGCGCGCGGTCCTGGAGAAGGTCCGGCGGATCGACGAGGCCTGCGACGTGGAGATCGGCGTCGACGGCGGCGTCGGTCCGGCGAACGTGGCCGACTGCGCCGAGGCGGGGGCGGACCTGCTCGTGTCGGGGACGGCCGTGCTGGGCAGCGAGGACTGTGCCAGCGTGATTCGAACGATGCGACGACGAACGGAGCGCAGAATCCAATGAGTCATCCCGAACTACAGGACGAATTCGAGGAGTACGAGCGACAGTCGCGCGAGGTGCGAGCCGACGTCGTGTTGACGACCTACGCCGCGGGGTCCGGTCACCCGGGGAGTTCGTTCTCGTCGGTCGAGCTGCTCGTGTGGCTGTACAACGAGACACTCCGGGTGGACCCCGCGGAGCCGGACGCGCCGGGCCGGGACAGGCTCGTGTTCAGCAAGGGCCACGCCTCGCCCGCGCTCTACGCCGTCCTGTCCCGGCAGGGCTTCTTCGAGCGGTCGGAGCTGTTCTCGCTCCGGGAGGCCGGCGAACTCCTCGAGGGCC from Haloarcula litorea encodes:
- a CDS encoding nucleotidyltransferase family protein gives rise to the protein MKALILAGGPGTRLRPEVSDIPKPMADVADRPFLEWQLDLLEANGVTDVVISIGYEGEVIRDHFGDGSGFGVDVEYVVEDEPLGTGGAVREARPLLADEDEFLVINGDTYLDIDLSAFVAFHRDQPTVSSLALSRVTERKKGGFVDLEGDRVRQFVETEREGGIVNAGFRLFGPGVFDYMPDRTRFQLSEVFERLVDDDEVTGYLTDGYFKDIGTPERYHEINERFAEEA
- the rpe gene encoding ribulose-phosphate 3-epimerase — protein: MEIAVSVLSADFSVLGEAVDRVAAADRIHLDVMDGHFVPAISFGSPVVEAVDDRTDQPLDVHLMVDRPLAHADRFAERGVETVTVHAEACPDVRRVATRLGEAGVDAGVALNPETPFSVIEHAVDALDRVLVMAVTPGAGGQPFQRAVLEKVRRIDEACDVEIGVDGGVGPANVADCAEAGADLLVSGTAVLGSEDCASVIRTMRRRTERRIQ
- a CDS encoding D-glycero-alpha-D-manno-heptose-1,7-bisphosphate 7-phosphatase, whose translation is MTEPAVFVDRDGTLCEFVPYLSDPDRFRLLPTVPEGLRALNEAGVPVVVTTNQSGIGRGYFDRATVERVHETMLESLSAADAEVHDVYFCPHEPAANCDCRKPEPGLLQSAATDHDLALSRSYMVGDRETDVRAGNRVGATTVLFPSVETEIARDATAADHVVDEFRELVGIVLGERAI
- a CDS encoding D-sedoheptulose-7-phosphate isomerase; this translates as MRTERVFEESVAAKRRYLDDEDALATVERVGEAMAEALAAGDKVVLFGNGGSAADAQHIAAELSGKFRRERPGLPAVALTTNTSSVTAIANDFGYETVFARQVEGMVSAGDVVVGISTSGTSENVLRGIEAAADLGATTVGLTGESGGDLAGMVDHCVTAPSADTARIQEVHITVGHAVCGIVEGMLFD